One region of Priestia megaterium genomic DNA includes:
- the rpsM gene encoding 30S ribosomal protein S13 — MARIAGVDIPRDKRVVISLTYIFGIGRPTAEKVLAEAGVSEDTRVRDLTEEELGKIRDILDSYKVEGDLRREVSLNIKRLIEIGSYRGIRHRRSLPVRGQNSKNNARTRKGPRRTVANKKK; from the coding sequence ATGGCACGTATTGCTGGTGTTGATATTCCTCGTGACAAGCGTGTAGTAATTTCATTAACATACATTTTCGGTATTGGTCGTCCAACTGCTGAAAAAGTTCTAGCTGAAGCTGGAGTTTCTGAAGATACTCGCGTTCGTGACTTAACAGAAGAAGAATTAGGTAAAATTCGTGATATTTTAGATAGCTATAAAGTAGAAGGCGATCTTCGTCGTGAAGTTTCTTTAAACATCAAACGTTTAATTGAGATTGGTTCATACCGTGGTATCCGCCACCGTCGTAGTTTACCAGTTCGTGGTCAAAACAGTAAAAACAATGCTCGTACACGTAAAGGCCCACGCCGTACTGTAGCGAACAAGAAGAAATAA
- the infA gene encoding translation initiation factor IF-1, which yields MAKDDVIEVEGTVAETLPNAMFKVELENGHTVLAHVSGKIRMHFIRILPGDKVTVELSPYDLTRGRITYRFK from the coding sequence ATGGCAAAAGACGATGTAATTGAAGTTGAAGGTACAGTTGCTGAGACTTTACCTAACGCTATGTTCAAGGTAGAATTAGAAAATGGTCATACAGTACTTGCTCACGTATCAGGAAAAATTCGCATGCATTTCATTCGAATCTTACCTGGTGATAAAGTAACTGTAGAATTGTCACCATACGATTTAACTCGCGGTAGAATTACGTACCGTTTCAAATAA
- the rpmJ gene encoding 50S ribosomal protein L36: MKVRPSVKPICEKCKVIRRKGKVMVICENPKHKQKQG; encoded by the coding sequence ATGAAAGTCAGACCATCAGTTAAACCAATCTGCGAAAAATGTAAAGTTATCCGTAGAAAAGGTAAAGTAATGGTAATTTGTGAAAACCCTAAGCATAAACAAAAACAAGGTTAA
- a CDS encoding energy-coupling factor ABC transporter ATP-binding protein: protein MKEMSLEVKDLCFRYDPEADLTLDHLSLSAYKGEWLAIAGHNGSGKSTLARILNGLLLPEKGTVRVGDTLLSEETIWDVRKQIGMVFQNPDNQFVGSTVQDDIAFGLENNGIPFEIMEKRIPEAIEMVNMSAFLDQEPHQLSGGQKQRVAIAGIIAVQPSVIILDEATSMLDPIGRTEVLETVRKLKEEKQLTVISITHDLDEVAMADRVVVMNKGKIYATGTPREVFALGSKLTDIGLDLPFSVKLSHRFASVGIPLSKIHLTDEDLVDELWTLYSKK, encoded by the coding sequence TTGAAAGAAATGTCTTTAGAGGTAAAAGATTTATGCTTTCGATACGATCCTGAAGCAGACCTAACATTAGATCACCTTTCTCTCTCTGCTTATAAAGGTGAATGGTTAGCGATAGCTGGACATAATGGATCTGGTAAATCGACGCTGGCACGAATTCTAAACGGCCTTTTGCTACCTGAAAAAGGAACGGTTCGAGTGGGCGATACTCTTTTATCTGAAGAAACAATATGGGATGTGCGCAAGCAGATTGGAATGGTGTTTCAAAATCCAGATAATCAATTTGTTGGCTCAACCGTTCAAGATGATATTGCGTTTGGCCTTGAAAACAACGGGATTCCATTTGAGATTATGGAAAAACGTATACCTGAAGCAATCGAAATGGTCAATATGAGTGCTTTTCTGGATCAAGAGCCTCATCAGCTATCAGGTGGACAAAAACAGCGTGTGGCCATTGCGGGTATAATTGCCGTACAGCCATCTGTTATCATTCTAGATGAAGCAACATCTATGTTAGATCCTATTGGACGAACTGAAGTACTTGAAACTGTTAGAAAATTAAAAGAAGAAAAACAACTGACGGTTATTTCAATTACCCACGATTTAGATGAAGTAGCAATGGCTGACAGAGTCGTTGTGATGAACAAAGGGAAGATCTATGCAACAGGTACTCCACGCGAAGTATTTGCATTAGGTTCCAAGTTAACGGATATTGGACTAGACTTGCCGTTTTCCGTTAAACTAAGCCATCGTTTTGCTTCCGTAGGAATTCCTTTATCAAAAATTCATTTAACAGATGAGGACTTGGTGGACGAACTATGGACATTATATTCAAAGAAGTAG
- a CDS encoding DNA-directed RNA polymerase subunit alpha: MIEIEKPKIETVEISDDRKYGKFVVEPLERGYGTTLGNSLRRILLSSLPGAAVTSIQIEGVLHEFSTVPGVVEDVTNIILNVKKLALKIYSDEEKTLEIDVKGPGTVTAADIQADSDIEVLNPDLHIATLESDAHFRMRLTARTGRGYNPADANKREDQPIGVLPIDSIYTPVTRVSYYVENTRVGQMTNYDKLTLDVWTDGSIEPEKAVALGAKILTEHLNIFVNLTDEAQKAEIMVEKEEDQKEKVLEMTIEELDLSVRSYNCLKRAGINTVQELANKTEEDMMKVRNLGRKSLEEVKAKLEELGLGLRKDD, translated from the coding sequence TTGATAGAGATTGAAAAGCCAAAAATCGAAACGGTAGAAATCAGCGATGATAGAAAGTACGGTAAATTCGTCGTCGAACCACTTGAGCGTGGATATGGTACTACTTTGGGTAACTCCTTACGTCGTATCCTATTATCCTCACTCCCTGGTGCAGCTGTAACATCTATTCAAATTGAAGGTGTATTACATGAATTTTCAACAGTTCCTGGAGTTGTTGAAGATGTAACAAACATCATTTTAAACGTTAAAAAGTTAGCGTTAAAGATTTACTCTGATGAAGAGAAAACACTTGAGATCGATGTTAAAGGTCCTGGTACAGTAACGGCTGCTGACATTCAAGCAGACAGTGATATCGAAGTTCTAAATCCGGATCTTCATATTGCAACACTTGAGTCAGATGCTCATTTCCGTATGAGACTTACTGCTCGCACAGGTCGAGGTTATAATCCTGCCGATGCTAACAAGCGTGAAGACCAACCAATTGGTGTACTTCCAATTGACTCAATCTATACGCCTGTTACTCGCGTATCGTATTATGTAGAAAATACTCGTGTTGGTCAAATGACAAATTACGATAAGTTAACGTTGGATGTTTGGACTGACGGTAGCATCGAGCCAGAAAAAGCTGTTGCTTTAGGTGCAAAGATTCTAACGGAACACTTAAATATCTTCGTTAACTTAACAGATGAAGCTCAAAAAGCAGAGATCATGGTAGAAAAAGAAGAAGACCAGAAAGAAAAAGTTCTAGAGATGACGATCGAGGAACTGGATTTATCTGTTCGTTCTTACAACTGCTTAAAACGAGCAGGCATCAATACTGTACAAGAGCTTGCTAATAAAACAGAAGAAGATATGATGAAAGTTCGTAACTTAGGCCGTAAATCTTTAGAAGAAGTTAAAGCTAAACTTGAAGAATTAGGTTTGGGTCTACGTAAGGACGACTGA
- the rpsK gene encoding 30S ribosomal protein S11 has product MARKTNTRKRRVKKNIEAGVAHIRSTFNNTIVTITDVHGNAIAWSSAGALGFRGSRKSTPFAAQMAAEAAAKVSMDNGMKTLEVTVKGPGAGREAAIRALQAAGLEVTAIRDVTPVPHNGCRPPKRRRV; this is encoded by the coding sequence ATGGCACGTAAAACTAATACACGTAAACGTCGCGTGAAAAAGAATATTGAAGCTGGTGTAGCTCATATTCGCTCAACGTTTAACAACACTATTGTAACAATTACAGATGTTCACGGTAATGCGATTGCTTGGTCTAGTGCAGGCGCACTTGGCTTCAGAGGTTCTCGTAAATCCACTCCATTTGCTGCGCAAATGGCTGCTGAAGCTGCTGCAAAAGTTTCTATGGATAACGGAATGAAAACTCTTGAAGTTACAGTTAAAGGCCCTGGTGCTGGTCGTGAAGCAGCTATCCGTGCTCTTCAAGCTGCAGGTTTAGAAGTAACAGCTATTAGAGATGTTACTCCTGTACCTCACAACGGATGCCGCCCACCAAAACGTCGTCGTGTATAA
- the map gene encoding type I methionyl aminopeptidase, producing the protein MIICKTPEEIEVMREAGRIVALTHQELKKHIVPGITTIELDAIAENFIRQHDAIPSFKGYNGFRGSVCASVNEELVHGIPGERKLNEGDIISLDIGAKFGGYHGDSAWTYGVGKISLENQELLDVTEQSLYKGLAEAKPGERLSNISHAIQQYAESRNFSIVREYVGHGVGKDLHEDPQVPHYGPPNKGPRLRPGMVLAVEPMVNAGMRYVKTLPDNWTVVTVDGKMCAHFEHTIAITETGYEILTAL; encoded by the coding sequence ATGATCATTTGCAAGACACCAGAGGAAATTGAGGTCATGCGTGAAGCTGGACGAATCGTGGCTTTAACTCATCAAGAGTTGAAAAAACATATCGTTCCAGGTATTACGACTATAGAATTGGATGCAATTGCTGAAAATTTTATTCGTCAACATGATGCAATTCCGTCTTTTAAAGGGTATAATGGTTTTCGCGGCAGTGTATGTGCTTCTGTGAATGAAGAATTAGTTCATGGTATTCCGGGAGAACGCAAGCTTAATGAAGGGGATATCATCAGTTTAGACATCGGAGCTAAATTCGGTGGCTATCATGGTGACTCAGCTTGGACATATGGAGTAGGAAAGATTTCATTAGAAAATCAAGAGCTGCTTGATGTGACTGAGCAATCTCTCTACAAAGGATTAGCAGAAGCGAAGCCGGGTGAGCGTTTGTCGAATATTTCACATGCTATTCAACAGTACGCAGAATCACGTAACTTTTCGATTGTAAGAGAATATGTTGGCCATGGTGTCGGCAAAGACTTACATGAAGATCCGCAAGTACCTCATTATGGTCCACCGAATAAAGGACCGCGTCTACGTCCAGGCATGGTATTGGCAGTTGAGCCAATGGTGAATGCTGGTATGCGATATGTAAAGACATTACCTGATAACTGGACAGTTGTGACAGTGGATGGTAAAATGTGTGCGCACTTCGAACATACTATTGCAATTACTGAGACGGGATATGAAATTCTGACAGCATTGTAA
- the rplQ gene encoding 50S ribosomal protein L17, with the protein MSYRKLGRTSAQRKALLRDLTTDLIISERIETTEARAKELRSTVEKMITLGKRGDLHARRQAASYIRNEVANEEAGQSALQKLFSDIATRYEDRQGGYTRILKVGPRRGDGAPMVIIELV; encoded by the coding sequence ATGTCTTACCGTAAATTAGGTCGTACAAGCGCACAACGCAAGGCGCTTCTTCGTGATTTAACAACTGATTTAATCATCAGTGAACGCATTGAGACAACTGAAGCTCGTGCAAAAGAATTACGTTCAACTGTTGAAAAAATGATTACTTTAGGTAAACGTGGAGATCTACACGCTCGTCGTCAAGCTGCATCTTACATCCGTAATGAAGTAGCTAACGAAGAAGCTGGTCAAAGCGCTTTACAAAAACTATTCAGCGATATCGCTACTCGCTACGAAGATCGCCAAGGCGGTTACACTCGTATCTTAAAAGTTGGACCTCGCCGTGGTGACGGTGCTCCAATGGTTATCATTGAATTAGTTTAA
- a CDS encoding energy-coupling factor ABC transporter ATP-binding protein translates to MDIIFKEVEHRYQVNTPFERIALHDLNLSIQSGTFLAVIGHTGSGKSTIIQHLNALLKPTAGEIQIGERTIKANRKEKNLKAIRQQVGVVFQFPEHQLFEETVEKDIAFGPMNYGVSEEEAKQKARELIKLVGLPEDILTRSPFDLSGGQMRRVAIAGILAMNPNVLILDEPTAGLDPRGRQEIMNMIYRLHKEKGLTTILVTHSMEDAAMYADELIVMNKGTIAMKGSPREVFGQHTQLKEYGLDVPESLRFMLKLQEKFQLEASDTVITFSEVVEKVQHLMQQGERI, encoded by the coding sequence ATGGACATTATATTCAAAGAAGTAGAGCATCGTTATCAAGTTAATACACCATTTGAACGAATTGCTCTGCATGACTTAAATTTAAGCATTCAATCAGGTACATTTTTGGCTGTTATTGGCCATACTGGTTCTGGGAAATCAACAATCATACAGCATCTGAATGCCTTATTGAAGCCAACTGCTGGTGAAATTCAAATCGGTGAGCGCACCATTAAAGCCAATCGAAAAGAAAAGAATTTAAAAGCTATTCGTCAGCAAGTAGGCGTGGTGTTTCAATTTCCAGAACATCAGCTTTTTGAAGAAACGGTGGAAAAAGATATAGCTTTTGGACCAATGAATTATGGCGTTTCGGAAGAAGAAGCAAAGCAAAAAGCACGAGAGCTTATCAAGTTGGTGGGGTTGCCAGAAGACATTCTCACCAGATCTCCTTTTGATTTGAGTGGTGGACAAATGCGTCGTGTAGCGATAGCAGGTATTCTAGCGATGAATCCTAATGTGCTAATTTTAGATGAGCCAACTGCTGGATTGGACCCTAGAGGCCGTCAAGAAATTATGAATATGATTTATCGTCTTCATAAAGAAAAAGGCTTGACGACGATTCTCGTGACTCACAGCATGGAAGATGCAGCTATGTACGCTGATGAGCTAATTGTAATGAATAAAGGAACGATTGCGATGAAAGGGTCACCTAGAGAAGTTTTCGGTCAGCATACGCAGCTAAAAGAATATGGATTGGATGTTCCAGAATCGCTTCGCTTTATGCTGAAGCTGCAAGAGAAATTTCAGCTTGAAGCATCGGATACGGTTATTACCTTTTCTGAAGTGGTAGAGAAAGTGCAGCACCTTATGCAGCAAGGTGAACGAATATGA